One Cupriavidus taiwanensis LMG 19424 DNA segment encodes these proteins:
- a CDS encoding DSD1 family PLP-dependent enzyme yields the protein MTEPMRTPLPDRASLHPPAAANVGDRVEDVGTPALLVDLDAFDHNVAGMQALADAAAVALRPHAKAHKSVAIAQRQIAAGAVGVCCQKLSEAYPFAAAGIASIHISNEFVGADKLAMAVELARHVDLSVCVDDVRQVAAIAAAAAAGGVRITVLAEADIGQGRCGVDSPEALSRLADAIGEAPSLRFGGLQAYHGGAQHLAHWTQRRDAARRAAEQADAYVRHLRARGIACRVVTGGGSGTAEFDCESGVYTEIQPGSYVFLDGHYGASEWTGRFRPRHGLFLSTTVMSTARAGVAVCDAGLKSLAVDSGLPRLWSGPGSEWLRYVAANDEHGVLQVLDEDSRALLGSKLWLVPGHCDPTANLHAQYVCCRDGHVTELWDIAARGLSR from the coding sequence GGGCGACCGCGTCGAAGACGTGGGCACGCCGGCCCTACTGGTCGACCTCGATGCCTTCGACCATAACGTGGCCGGGATGCAGGCGCTGGCCGATGCCGCCGCCGTGGCGCTGCGCCCGCATGCCAAGGCGCACAAGTCCGTCGCGATCGCACAGCGGCAGATTGCCGCCGGCGCCGTGGGTGTCTGCTGCCAGAAGCTCAGCGAGGCCTATCCGTTTGCCGCCGCCGGCATTGCCAGCATCCACATCAGCAACGAGTTCGTCGGTGCCGACAAGCTGGCGATGGCGGTGGAACTGGCCCGGCATGTGGACCTGAGCGTGTGCGTGGACGACGTGCGCCAGGTAGCCGCGATCGCCGCCGCCGCGGCGGCCGGCGGGGTGCGCATCACCGTGCTGGCGGAAGCCGATATCGGGCAGGGGCGCTGCGGCGTCGACAGCCCCGAAGCGTTGAGCCGGCTCGCCGATGCCATCGGCGAGGCGCCGTCGCTGCGCTTCGGCGGGCTGCAGGCGTATCACGGCGGCGCCCAGCACCTGGCGCACTGGACCCAGCGCCGCGACGCGGCCCGGCGCGCCGCCGAACAGGCGGACGCCTATGTGCGGCACCTGCGTGCCCGCGGCATCGCCTGCCGCGTGGTGACCGGCGGCGGCAGCGGCACCGCGGAGTTCGATTGCGAGAGCGGCGTCTATACCGAGATCCAGCCCGGCAGCTACGTGTTCCTGGACGGCCACTACGGCGCCAGCGAGTGGACGGGGCGCTTCCGGCCCCGGCATGGCCTGTTCCTTTCGACCACGGTGATGAGCACCGCGCGCGCCGGCGTGGCGGTGTGCGATGCGGGCCTGAAGTCGCTCGCGGTGGATTCCGGGCTGCCGCGCCTGTGGTCCGGCCCGGGCAGCGAGTGGCTGCGCTATGTCGCGGCCAACGACGAGCACGGCGTGCTGCAGGTGCTGGACGAAGACTCGCGCGCATTGCTGGGCAGCAAGCTATGGCTGGTGCCCGGCCACTGTGATCCCACCGCAAACCTGCACGCGCAATACGTGTGCTGCCGCGACGGGCATGTGACCGAGCTGTGGGACATCGCGGCGCGTGGACTGAGCCGCTGA
- a CDS encoding Bug family tripartite tricarboxylate transporter substrate binding protein — protein MQRNTVRKTLAAVVGATACLSAWAWEPAKPVEIVVPFGAGGASDQMARSIQGIIARHKLMSQPVIVLNKAGASGAEGLMDTKASQGNPHKLLVASSALYTVPMVSHLPFSWRDLTPVAMIAQDEFVLWTNAAAPYKTVAQFIDASKASAGKIKVGGTSSKREDQIISALVQKKTGTRFIYVPYKGGGEAATQLSGQHIDANVNNPSESIGQWRAGEHRALCVFAPERMAYNAKVTQTQSWHDVPTCKEQGLDVQYQMLRVFMMPGGVTPEQQKYYVDLMQKIVATPEWKEYLEKNALKNEFLTGKALTDFLARDEAAHRDIIKEAGFVAAR, from the coding sequence ATGCAACGCAACACAGTCAGGAAGACCCTGGCGGCCGTGGTGGGTGCCACGGCCTGCCTGAGCGCATGGGCATGGGAGCCGGCCAAGCCGGTCGAGATCGTGGTACCGTTCGGCGCCGGTGGCGCCTCGGACCAGATGGCGCGGTCGATCCAGGGGATCATCGCCAGGCACAAGCTGATGAGCCAGCCCGTGATCGTGCTGAACAAGGCGGGCGCCAGCGGTGCTGAAGGGCTGATGGATACCAAGGCCTCGCAGGGCAATCCGCACAAGCTGCTGGTGGCCTCGTCGGCGCTGTACACGGTGCCGATGGTCAGCCACCTGCCGTTTAGCTGGCGCGACCTGACGCCGGTGGCGATGATCGCGCAGGACGAGTTCGTGCTGTGGACCAATGCCGCGGCCCCGTACAAGACCGTGGCGCAGTTCATCGATGCCTCCAAAGCGAGCGCGGGCAAGATCAAGGTCGGCGGCACCAGCTCCAAGCGCGAAGACCAGATCATCAGCGCGCTGGTGCAGAAGAAGACCGGCACCCGCTTTATCTACGTGCCGTACAAGGGCGGTGGCGAGGCCGCGACGCAGCTGTCGGGCCAGCATATCGACGCCAACGTGAACAACCCGTCCGAATCGATCGGCCAGTGGCGCGCCGGCGAGCATCGCGCGCTGTGCGTGTTCGCGCCGGAACGCATGGCCTACAACGCCAAGGTCACGCAGACCCAGAGCTGGCATGACGTGCCGACCTGCAAGGAGCAGGGCCTCGACGTGCAATACCAGATGCTGCGCGTATTCATGATGCCGGGCGGCGTGACGCCGGAGCAGCAGAAGTACTACGTGGACCTGATGCAGAAGATCGTGGCCACCCCCGAGTGGAAGGAATACCTGGAGAAGAACGCGCTGAAGAACGAGTTCCTGACCGGCAAGGCCCTGACCGATTTCCTGGCGCGCGACGAAGCCGCGCACCGCGACATCATCAAGGAGGCGGGCTTCGTCGCCGCGCGCTGA
- a CDS encoding tripartite tricarboxylate transporter TctB family protein — protein MDSQQEAAHAGAGISVKAVELTVALCLLAGALVVIWGNYAIGAGWAPDGPEAGYFPMRVGIIILVCSVLVGVQALRGDRTAVFATWQQLRQVGVILVPLTVYVGLIGLLGIYVASAAFIAGFMVWVGKAAWWKAALIGVGINALLFWIFEIQFRVSLPKGPLEAALGY, from the coding sequence ATGGATTCACAACAGGAAGCGGCGCATGCGGGCGCCGGCATCTCGGTCAAGGCGGTTGAATTGACAGTGGCGCTGTGCCTGCTGGCCGGCGCGCTGGTGGTGATCTGGGGCAACTACGCGATCGGCGCCGGCTGGGCGCCGGACGGGCCGGAAGCGGGCTATTTCCCGATGCGGGTCGGGATCATCATCCTGGTCTGCAGCGTACTGGTGGGTGTGCAGGCGCTGCGCGGGGACCGCACCGCCGTGTTTGCGACGTGGCAGCAACTGCGGCAGGTGGGCGTGATCCTGGTGCCGCTGACCGTGTATGTCGGGCTGATCGGGCTGCTCGGCATCTACGTGGCATCGGCGGCCTTCATCGCCGGCTTCATGGTGTGGGTGGGCAAGGCGGCGTGGTGGAAGGCGGCGCTCATCGGCGTCGGCATCAATGCCTTGCTGTTCTGGATCTTCGAGATCCAGTTCCGCGTATCGCTGCCCAAGGGCCCGCTGGAAGCGGCGCTGGGCTACTAG
- a CDS encoding tripartite tricarboxylate transporter permease, which produces MDELNALMGGFAVALSWQNVGLMFVGILLGIVVGVLPGLGGPNGVAILLPLTFSMDPVSAIIMLSCIYWGALFGGAITSILFNIPGEAWSVATTFDGYPMAQRGEAGKALTSAFTGSCLGALAGVLLITFLAPLVAKFALRFGPPEFFAVYLLTFCSFVGMGKESKPKILIAMCLGFVLAAVGMDTVSGTLRMTFGSTELLRGFDFLVAVIGLFGISEILMTMEEGVAFRGKQARIDLKVVLKTWAELPRYWLTVLRSSVIGCWLGITPGGATAASFMGYGVAKRMARDPDSFGQGNVEGVVAPETAAHAAGTSALLPMLALGIPGSATAAVLLGGLMIWGLQPGPLLFAEQGPFVWGLIASMYLGNIVGLIVVLSTVPLFAAILRIPFSIIAPLILVICAIGAYTVNGALFDVWLMLGFGVVGYVLKKLDYPLAPMVLALVLGDRAEDAFRQTMLVSSGALDVFWSNGLVGTIMGLAVFVLVWPVVSDWRMRGKRVA; this is translated from the coding sequence ATGGATGAACTCAATGCATTGATGGGCGGCTTCGCCGTGGCGCTGTCGTGGCAGAACGTCGGGCTGATGTTCGTCGGCATCCTGCTTGGCATCGTGGTGGGGGTGCTGCCCGGCCTGGGCGGCCCCAACGGCGTGGCGATCCTGCTGCCGCTGACGTTCTCGATGGACCCCGTGTCCGCCATCATCATGCTGTCCTGCATCTACTGGGGCGCATTGTTCGGTGGGGCGATCACCTCGATCCTGTTCAATATTCCGGGCGAAGCCTGGTCGGTGGCCACCACCTTCGACGGCTACCCGATGGCGCAGCGCGGCGAGGCCGGCAAGGCCCTGACCTCGGCCTTCACCGGCTCGTGCCTGGGCGCGCTGGCCGGCGTGCTGCTGATCACCTTCCTGGCGCCGCTGGTGGCAAAGTTCGCGCTGCGCTTCGGCCCGCCCGAGTTCTTCGCGGTGTACCTGCTGACCTTCTGCAGCTTCGTCGGCATGGGCAAGGAATCCAAGCCCAAGATCCTGATCGCGATGTGCCTGGGCTTCGTGCTGGCCGCGGTCGGCATGGATACGGTGTCGGGCACGCTGCGCATGACCTTCGGCTCGACCGAGCTGCTGCGCGGCTTCGACTTCCTGGTGGCGGTGATCGGCCTGTTCGGCATCAGCGAGATCCTGATGACCATGGAAGAGGGCGTGGCCTTCCGCGGCAAGCAGGCCCGCATCGACCTGAAGGTGGTGCTGAAGACCTGGGCCGAACTGCCGCGCTACTGGCTGACGGTGCTGCGCTCTTCGGTGATCGGGTGCTGGCTCGGCATCACGCCGGGCGGCGCCACCGCGGCGTCGTTCATGGGGTATGGCGTGGCCAAGCGCATGGCCAGGGATCCCGATTCATTCGGGCAGGGCAATGTCGAAGGCGTGGTCGCGCCGGAGACTGCGGCGCACGCGGCCGGCACCAGCGCGCTCTTGCCGATGCTGGCGCTAGGGATTCCCGGCTCCGCCACCGCGGCGGTCTTGCTGGGCGGCCTGATGATCTGGGGCCTGCAGCCCGGGCCGCTGCTGTTCGCCGAGCAGGGACCGTTCGTATGGGGGCTGATCGCCAGCATGTACCTGGGCAATATCGTCGGCCTGATCGTGGTGCTGTCGACCGTGCCGCTGTTCGCGGCGATTCTGCGCATTCCGTTCTCGATCATCGCGCCGCTGATCCTGGTGATCTGCGCCATCGGCGCTTACACCGTCAACGGCGCGTTGTTCGACGTCTGGCTGATGCTGGGCTTCGGCGTGGTGGGTTATGTGTTGAAGAAGCTGGATTACCCGTTGGCGCCCATGGTGCTGGCGCTGGTGCTGGGGGACAGGGCCGAGGACGCGTTCCGGCAGACGATGCTGGTGTCGTCCGGGGCGTTGGATGTGTTCTGGTCGAACGGGCTGGTGGGGACGATCATGGGGCTGGCGGTGTTCGTGCTGGTGTGGCCGGTGGTTAGTGATTGGAGGATGCGGGGGAAGCGGGTTGCGTGA
- a CDS encoding DUF1484 family protein, with protein MSEIDLSTARYSLLAVAAGIDGVLALLDQQSEWWEGAFGAFCLLGLVKAQLERVLEEELPVS; from the coding sequence ATGTCGGAAATCGATCTATCAACGGCGCGGTACAGTCTTTTGGCAGTGGCAGCGGGAATAGACGGCGTGCTTGCACTGCTAGACCAGCAGAGTGAATGGTGGGAGGGGGCTTTTGGGGCGTTTTGCTTATTGGGGTTGGTGAAGGCGCAGTTGGAACGGGTGTTGGAAGAAGAGTTGCCGGTTTCGTGA
- a CDS encoding IS256-like element ISRta2 family transposase gives MPRKTKTSLAADRELPTIPEDLIAHFVKGPMTAEAVQDASMAFKKALIERALGAELGHHLGYPPGAERPAGTANQRNGKSAKTVLTEDGPLRVDIPRDRDGSFDPILIPKHERRFTGFDDKIIAMYARGMTVREIQAFLAEQYGTEVSPEFISSVTDAVMDEVTTWQARPLEVMYPVVFFDALRVKMREDGVVRNKAVYLALGVLPDGTRDILGLWIENTEGAKFWMKVFNDLKTRGTQDILIAVTDGLKGMEQALNAVFPHTTLQTCIVHLIRNSLEYVSWKERREVAAALKPVYTAPTVEAALAELAAFEQGKWGQQYKPIAASWHRAWDQVIPFFTFPPAIRKIIYTTNAIESINAQLRKIIKTRGHFPSDEAATKLLWLALRNITGKWGSSTHDWKAAMNQFAILYEERFAHPHR, from the coding sequence ATGCCACGCAAAACCAAGACCAGTCTAGCCGCCGACCGTGAGCTGCCGACCATCCCCGAGGACCTGATCGCCCATTTCGTCAAGGGGCCGATGACCGCTGAGGCCGTGCAGGACGCCTCAATGGCATTCAAGAAGGCCCTGATCGAGCGGGCGCTGGGCGCTGAGCTCGGCCATCATCTGGGCTACCCGCCTGGCGCTGAGCGCCCAGCCGGCACAGCCAATCAGCGCAATGGCAAGAGCGCCAAGACCGTCTTGACCGAGGACGGGCCGCTGCGGGTAGACATCCCGCGCGATCGAGACGGCAGCTTCGATCCGATCCTGATTCCCAAGCACGAGCGGCGCTTCACCGGGTTCGACGACAAGATCATCGCCATGTACGCCCGCGGCATGACCGTGCGCGAGATCCAGGCGTTTCTGGCCGAACAGTACGGCACCGAGGTCTCGCCCGAGTTCATCAGTTCGGTCACCGATGCGGTCATGGACGAGGTCACCACTTGGCAGGCCCGCCCGCTGGAGGTGATGTACCCGGTGGTGTTCTTCGATGCGCTGCGCGTCAAGATGCGTGAGGATGGGGTGGTACGCAACAAGGCCGTCTACCTGGCGCTGGGCGTGTTACCGGACGGCACCCGCGACATCCTGGGCCTGTGGATCGAGAACACCGAAGGCGCCAAGTTCTGGATGAAGGTGTTCAATGACCTGAAGACCCGCGGCACGCAGGACATTCTGATCGCGGTAACAGATGGCCTCAAGGGCATGGAGCAAGCCCTGAACGCGGTGTTCCCGCACACGACGCTGCAGACCTGCATCGTGCATCTGATCCGGAACAGCCTGGAGTACGTCAGCTGGAAGGAGCGCCGGGAGGTAGCCGCGGCGCTTAAGCCCGTGTACACGGCGCCCACCGTGGAGGCAGCGCTGGCCGAGCTGGCGGCCTTCGAGCAAGGAAAATGGGGGCAGCAGTACAAGCCGATCGCCGCGTCCTGGCATCGCGCCTGGGATCAAGTGATCCCATTCTTTACGTTCCCGCCGGCGATCCGCAAGATCATCTACACAACAAATGCGATCGAGAGTATCAATGCGCAGCTGCGCAAGATCATCAAGACGCGGGGACACTTCCCCAGTGATGAGGCAGCAACTAAGCTGCTGTGGCTGGCCCTGCGCAACATCACCGGTAAGTGGGGCAGCTCCACGCACGATTGGAAGGCTGCCATGAACCAGTTTGCGATCCTCTATGAGGAACGCTTCGCCCATCCGCATCGCTGA
- a CDS encoding cyclase family protein — protein MRWKQRPQGSNWGDFGPDDQLGRINLIGPEQVIKGAREVQAGLSFCLSLPLDYPGGNKLNPRRHPPVLRPTFRDDSPYTNFPLAKMDPAATDVISDDQVLMSLQYSTQWDALAHVGALFDADGDGRAERVYYNGYRANEHIVGPVDYAEDDNFAAHPCGHDHSAAHALGIENFAVKGMQGRGVLVDLAHVFGMDFRNVGYDDLMRAMEAGKAEVERGDMLLLRTGFAEVVLSMQREPDESVLHHSCCALDGRDDKLLNWITDAGIAALIADNYAVERYPARPAPDGESHHPLLPLHHHCLFKLGLPLGELWYLRELADWLRGNGRTRFQLTAPPLRLPGAVGSPVTPVATV, from the coding sequence ATGCGCTGGAAGCAACGTCCGCAAGGTTCCAACTGGGGAGACTTCGGCCCCGACGACCAGCTCGGCCGCATCAACCTGATCGGGCCCGAACAGGTCATCAAGGGCGCGCGCGAGGTGCAGGCCGGCCTGAGCTTTTGCCTGTCGCTGCCGCTGGACTACCCCGGCGGCAACAAGCTCAATCCGCGCCGCCATCCGCCGGTGCTGCGGCCAACCTTCCGCGACGACTCGCCTTACACCAACTTCCCGCTGGCGAAGATGGACCCTGCCGCGACCGATGTCATCAGCGACGACCAGGTGCTGATGAGCCTGCAGTACAGCACGCAATGGGATGCGCTGGCGCATGTGGGCGCGCTCTTCGACGCCGACGGCGATGGCCGCGCCGAGCGGGTCTACTACAACGGCTACCGCGCCAACGAGCATATCGTCGGCCCGGTCGACTATGCCGAGGACGACAACTTCGCGGCGCACCCCTGCGGCCACGACCACAGCGCGGCACACGCGCTCGGCATCGAGAACTTCGCGGTCAAGGGCATGCAGGGACGCGGCGTGCTGGTGGACCTGGCGCATGTCTTCGGCATGGACTTCCGCAACGTCGGCTACGACGACCTGATGCGCGCGATGGAAGCCGGCAAGGCGGAAGTCGAACGCGGCGACATGCTGCTGCTGCGCACCGGCTTTGCCGAAGTGGTGCTGTCGATGCAGCGTGAGCCCGATGAGAGCGTGCTGCATCACAGCTGCTGTGCGCTCGACGGGCGTGATGACAAGTTGCTGAATTGGATCACCGATGCGGGTATTGCGGCGCTGATCGCCGATAACTACGCGGTGGAGCGCTATCCGGCGCGCCCGGCTCCCGACGGTGAATCGCACCATCCTTTGCTGCCGCTGCATCACCATTGCTTGTTCAAGCTGGGGTTGCCGCTGGGCGAGCTGTGGTATTTGCGGGAGCTGGCGGATTGGCTGCGAGGGAATGGGCGGACGCGGTTTCAGTTGACGGCGCCGCCGTTGAGGTTGCCCGGGGCGGTGGGGTCGCCGGTTACGCCGGTTGCTACGGTGTGA
- the garD gene encoding galactarate dehydratase, giving the protein MAAATTAAPQASRPLYIAMHAADNVAIVANDGGLPAGTAFPCGLVLKEAIPQGHKVALADLREGDAVIRYNVVIGYALRDLPRGSWINERVIRMPEAPGLENLPVSTRVAPLPPLEGYTFEGYRNADGSVGTRNILGITTTVQCVEGVVEFAVRRIKEELLPKYPNVDDVVGLEHTYGCGVAIDAPDAGIPIRTIRNIALNPNFGGEVMIVSLGCEKLQPARLIGAGTIPIQKAGEPDVVCLQDEQHVGFAAMIDSIMVTAEKHLARLNARRRETCPASDLVVGVQCGGSDAFSGVTANPAVGFATDLLVRAGATVMFSEVTEVRDGIDQLTARAATPEVAEALVRQMAWYDRYLEQGQVDRSANTTPGNKKGGLSNIVEKAMGSIVKSGTGPIHGVSGPGEKVTQKGLIYAATPAGDFVCGTLQLAAGMNLHVFTTGRGTPYGLAEVPVVKVSTRNDLARRWHDLMDVNAGRIATGEATIEEVGWELFHTLLAVASGKKSWAEHWKIRNALVLFNPAPVT; this is encoded by the coding sequence ATGGCAGCAGCCACCACCGCGGCCCCGCAGGCGTCGCGTCCCCTCTACATCGCGATGCACGCCGCCGACAACGTCGCCATCGTCGCCAATGACGGCGGCCTGCCGGCAGGTACCGCGTTCCCGTGTGGCCTGGTGCTGAAGGAAGCCATCCCGCAAGGCCACAAGGTGGCGCTGGCCGACCTGCGCGAAGGCGACGCGGTGATCCGATACAACGTGGTGATCGGCTACGCGCTCAGAGACCTGCCGCGCGGCAGCTGGATCAATGAGCGCGTGATCCGCATGCCGGAGGCGCCAGGGCTGGAAAATTTGCCGGTCAGCACGCGCGTGGCGCCGCTGCCGCCGCTGGAAGGCTATACCTTCGAGGGCTATCGCAATGCCGACGGGTCGGTCGGCACGCGCAACATCCTGGGCATTACCACCACCGTGCAGTGCGTCGAGGGCGTGGTCGAGTTCGCGGTGCGCCGCATCAAGGAAGAACTGCTGCCGAAATACCCTAACGTCGACGATGTGGTGGGCCTGGAGCATACCTATGGCTGCGGCGTGGCGATCGACGCGCCGGACGCCGGCATTCCGATCCGCACCATCCGCAATATCGCGCTGAACCCAAACTTCGGCGGCGAGGTGATGATCGTCAGCCTGGGCTGCGAGAAGCTGCAGCCGGCGCGCCTGATCGGCGCCGGCACCATCCCGATCCAGAAGGCGGGCGAACCCGATGTGGTGTGCCTGCAGGACGAGCAGCACGTGGGCTTCGCCGCGATGATCGATTCGATCATGGTCACCGCGGAAAAGCACCTCGCGCGCCTGAATGCGCGCCGGCGCGAGACCTGCCCCGCGTCAGACCTCGTGGTAGGGGTCCAGTGCGGCGGCAGCGATGCGTTCTCCGGCGTCACCGCCAACCCGGCGGTGGGCTTTGCCACCGACCTGCTGGTGCGTGCCGGCGCCACGGTGATGTTCTCCGAAGTGACCGAAGTCCGCGACGGCATCGACCAGCTCACCGCACGCGCCGCCACGCCAGAGGTGGCCGAGGCGCTGGTGCGCCAGATGGCCTGGTATGACCGCTACCTGGAGCAGGGCCAGGTTGACCGCAGCGCCAACACCACGCCGGGCAACAAGAAGGGCGGCCTGTCGAATATCGTCGAAAAGGCGATGGGCTCGATCGTCAAGTCCGGCACCGGCCCGATCCACGGCGTCAGCGGCCCGGGCGAAAAAGTCACGCAGAAAGGCCTGATCTACGCCGCCACGCCTGCCGGCGACTTTGTCTGCGGCACGCTGCAGCTCGCCGCCGGCATGAACCTGCACGTGTTCACCACCGGGCGCGGCACGCCATACGGGCTGGCGGAGGTACCGGTGGTCAAGGTCTCCACCCGCAATGACCTGGCGCGGCGCTGGCACGACCTGATGGACGTCAACGCCGGCCGCATCGCCACCGGCGAGGCCACCATCGAGGAAGTGGGCTGGGAGCTGTTCCACACGCTGCTGGCCGTGGCCAGCGGGAAGAAGTCATGGGCCGAGCATTGGAAAATCCGCAATGCGCTGGTGTTGTTCAATCCGGCGCCGGTGACTTGA
- a CDS encoding DUF3820 family protein, with product MTDFDADALKRLVTVTMPFGKHKGTLIADLPGNYLNWFAREGFPPGQIGALLALMHELDHNGLAYLLKPLRGNP from the coding sequence ATGACCGATTTCGACGCCGACGCCCTGAAACGGCTTGTCACCGTCACCATGCCCTTTGGCAAGCACAAGGGCACGCTGATCGCCGACCTGCCGGGCAACTACCTGAACTGGTTCGCGCGCGAAGGCTTTCCGCCGGGGCAGATCGGCGCGCTTCTAGCGCTGATGCATGAACTGGATCACAACGGGCTGGCGTATTTGCTGAAGCCGTTGCGGGGCAACCCGTAG
- a CDS encoding LysR family transcriptional regulator → MPVSRISLRRLRYFAATAETGSTTAAARLLNVSQPSISVAIRELETLFDEALFARDAGARMTLTRFGARKLAEARHILGAATAFEVDKSGDGAAGEVQIGVFRTLAPVYLPVVLRMARERYPNLAVRFVEGDLAQLEDWLHGGQIELALSYDVGMPEDLERERLAELRPYGLVPAGSRLARRRGSLSLHDLAQEPLILIDLPHSREFLMAPFWQYGLQPEVRYRATSLELARGMVANGLGVALLITQAPASSQIAAVVEKPIREETVRQPLVIARAARATRSRASELLAECVRAAVAEATAASARARPRAI, encoded by the coding sequence GCACCACGGCGGCGGCCAGGCTGCTGAACGTCTCGCAGCCGTCCATCTCCGTGGCCATCCGCGAACTGGAGACGCTGTTCGACGAAGCCCTGTTCGCGCGCGACGCCGGCGCGCGCATGACCCTGACCCGCTTTGGCGCGCGCAAGCTGGCCGAAGCGCGCCACATCCTTGGCGCGGCCACGGCGTTCGAAGTCGACAAGAGCGGCGACGGCGCGGCCGGCGAAGTGCAGATCGGGGTGTTCCGCACGCTGGCGCCGGTTTACCTGCCGGTGGTGCTGCGCATGGCGCGCGAGCGTTATCCGAACCTGGCGGTGCGATTTGTCGAGGGCGACCTGGCCCAGCTGGAAGACTGGCTGCATGGCGGGCAGATCGAGCTGGCGCTGAGCTACGACGTCGGCATGCCCGAAGACCTCGAGCGCGAACGGCTGGCGGAGCTGCGGCCCTACGGCCTGGTGCCAGCCGGCTCGCGGCTGGCCCGGCGCCGCGGCAGCCTCTCTCTGCACGACCTGGCCCAGGAGCCGCTGATCCTGATCGACCTGCCGCACAGCCGCGAATTCCTGATGGCGCCGTTCTGGCAATACGGGCTGCAGCCCGAAGTGCGCTACCGCGCCACCTCGCTGGAGCTGGCGCGCGGCATGGTGGCCAACGGCCTGGGCGTGGCGCTGCTGATCACGCAGGCACCCGCGTCATCCCAGATCGCCGCCGTGGTGGAAAAACCGATACGGGAAGAGACCGTGCGCCAGCCGCTGGTGATCGCCCGCGCGGCGCGCGCCACGCGCTCCCGTGCGTCGGAATTGCTGGCCGAATGCGTGCGCGCCGCCGTGGCAGAGGCAACCGCCGCATCCGCCCGCGCGCGCCCACGCGCTATCTGA